In a genomic window of Virgibacillus sp. SK37:
- a CDS encoding ReoY family proteolytic degradation factor: MQTPVSVQDKKSFIQWFLNHYQLKKRESVWILNYLVNHKDVLANVHFVREAKFCPRGIIMTSHCSEETPFRFYKNQLVTTDAEKSFHDIRLNQDDPLYLQLNFKKSYQNAFYVSVLEENPYIPDEYFITEKDQQQAALLLEKSLYEYKLNYIFKEIDRALDENNQEKFNFFTDKLLKLKEEANQPKLLRQ, encoded by the coding sequence TAAAAAGAGTTTTATACAGTGGTTTCTAAATCATTATCAATTAAAAAAGCGGGAAAGTGTATGGATTTTAAATTACTTAGTAAATCATAAAGATGTTCTTGCAAATGTTCATTTTGTTCGAGAAGCGAAATTCTGCCCGCGTGGTATCATAATGACAAGTCATTGTTCAGAAGAGACGCCTTTTCGTTTTTATAAGAATCAACTGGTTACTACAGATGCTGAGAAATCATTTCATGACATTCGTTTGAACCAAGATGATCCGCTATACTTACAATTGAATTTTAAGAAATCTTATCAAAATGCTTTCTATGTTTCTGTTCTTGAAGAAAATCCTTATATTCCAGATGAATATTTTATAACAGAGAAGGACCAGCAACAAGCTGCACTTTTATTGGAAAAGTCCCTATATGAATATAAATTGAACTATATATTTAAAGAAATTGATCGGGCATTAGATGAAAATAACCAAGAGAAGTTTAATTTCTTTACTGATAAGTTACTTAAACTGAAAGAAGAAGCTAATCAACCTAAATTGCTAAGGCAATAG